One part of the Rattus rattus isolate New Zealand chromosome 14, Rrattus_CSIRO_v1, whole genome shotgun sequence genome encodes these proteins:
- the Tmed9 gene encoding transmembrane emp24 domain-containing protein 9 — protein sequence MAAVRGVRVVGTSPGLLLGRGMRAFLLLLCLAARGGALYFHIGETEKKCFIEEIPDETMVIGNYRTQLYDKQREEYQPATPGLGMFVEVKDPEDKVILARQYGSEGRFTFTSHTPGEHQICLHSNSTKFSLFAGGMLRVHLDIQVGEHANDYAEIAAKDKLSELQLRVRQLVEQVEQIQKEQNYQRWREERFRQTSESTNQRVLWWSILQTLILVAIGVWQMRHLKSFFEAKKLV from the exons ATGGCTGCGGTGCGAGGCGTGCGAGTTGTCGGAACCTCACCCGGACTCTTGCTGGGGAGAGGGATGCGGGCCTTCCTGCTACTGTTGTGCCTTGCAGCCCGCGGAGGCGCGCTCTATTTCCAcataggagagacagagaagaagtgCTTCATTGAGGAGATTCCGGACGAGACCATGGTCATCG GAAATTACCGGACGCAGCTGTATGACAAACAGCGGGAGGAGTACCAGCCAGCCACTCCTGGGCTTGGTATGTTCGTGGAAGTAAAAGACCCCGAGGACAAG GTCATCCTGGCCCGGCAGTATGGCTCTGAGGGCAGGTTCACATTCACCTCCCACACCCCGGGTGAGCACCAGATCTGTCTTCACTCAAATTCTACCAAGTTCTCCCTCTTTGCTGGAGGGATGCTG AGAGTTCACCTTGACATCCAAGTGGGCGAACACGCGAACGACTATGCGGAAATCGCAGCCAAAGACAAGCTGAGTGAACTGCAGCTGAGAGTCCGACAGCTGGTGGAGCAGGTGGAGCAGATCCAAAAGGAGCAGAACTACCAGCGG TGGCGAGAGGAGCGCTTCAGACAAACCAGCGAAAGCACCAACCAGCGAGTGCTGTGGTGGTCCATCCTGCAGACTCTCATCCTCGTGGCCATCGGCGTCTGGCAGATGCGGCACCTCAAGAGCTTTTTTGAAGCCAAGAAGTTGGTGTAG